The following are encoded in a window of Phocoena phocoena chromosome 2, mPhoPho1.1, whole genome shotgun sequence genomic DNA:
- the NKX2-8 gene encoding homeobox protein Nkx-2.8, which yields MATSGRLGFTVRSLLDLPEQDAQHLRRREPELRAPGPYATWLESERGHYPSSDESSPEASPRDSSQRPSARPASPGSDAEKRKKRRVLFSKAQTLELERRFRQQRYLSAPEREQLARLLRLTPTQVKIWFQNHRYKLKRARAPGAAEASDLAAAAEVRAAPGLLRRVVVPVLVRDGQPCGASGEVGTAAARDKSGATPAAACPLPGYTAFGPGSAFGLFPAYQHLAPPALVSWNW from the exons ATGGCTACCTCTGGACGCCTCGGCTTCACCGTGCGCAGTCTCCTGGACTTACCGGAGCAGGACGCGCAGCACCTACGGAGGCGGGAGCCCGAGCTACGCGCCCCCGGCCCCTACGCCACCTGGCTGGAATCGGAGCGCGGCCACTACCCTT CCTCGGACGAGAGCAGCCCAGAGGCCAGCCCGCGGGACTCGTCGCAGCGGCCGTCCGCTCGGCCTGCGTCTCCGGGCTCGGACGCCGAGAAGAGGAAGAAGCGGCGGGTGCTGTTCTCCAAGGCGCAGACGCTGGAGTTGGAGCGGCGCTTCCGGCAGCAGCGCTACCTGTCAGCGCCAGAGCGCGAGCAGCTGGCGCGCCTGCTGCGCCTCACGCCCACGCAGGTCAAAATCTGGTTCCAGAACCATCGCTACAAGCTgaagcgcgcgcgcgcgccgggAGCCGCGGAGGCGTCCGACTTGGCAGCGGCAGCCGAGGTTCGCGCCGCGCCCGGCCTGCTGCGCCGCGTGGTGGTGCCCGTGCTGGTGCGCGACGGGCAACCGTGCGGCGCTAGTGGCGAGGTGGGCACGGCCGCCGCCCGGGACAAGAGCGGCGCGACCCCGGCAGCCGCCTGCCCTCTGCCAGGCTACACGGCCTTCGGTCCCGGCTCGGCGTTCGGCCTCTTCCCCGCCTACCAGCACTTAGCGCCCCCCGCTCTGGTCTCCTGGAACTGGTGA